In Octopus bimaculoides isolate UCB-OBI-ISO-001 chromosome 5, ASM119413v2, whole genome shotgun sequence, a genomic segment contains:
- the LOC106873934 gene encoding U1 small nuclear ribonucleoprotein 70 kDa, translated as MVNDVKSVKMRGYAFIEYEHERDMHSAYKHADGRKIDGRRVLVDVERGRTVKGWRPRRLGGGLGGTRKGGPEENTRFSGRDEFNPGRDGYRDERTGRERSRSRERDRAGGAGGGAGIGGSGGGAGRRRSRSRERRRSRSRERGGRLRSRSRDRRRSRDREEKVSEGEEDIRIKERKRRRSRSRDRRRSRSRERKSRGSRRSRSRERRRSRERGRAGEKLEPNAESVPPPPVPAYDDEAMIHREIKQEPIDPGYDIHPNYSQMGIAGVPSEQNAHYMSNGGQGPSPSNTQSLPPDHPLEDRYEDYNED; from the exons CTGCTTACAAACATGCTGATGGTAGAAAGATTGATGGGCGCAGAGtacttgttgatgttgaaagGGGACGTACAGTTAAGGGATGGCGGCCACGTCGACTAG GTGGTGGTCTAGGCGGTACCAGAAAAGGTGGGCCAGAAGAAAATACAAGGTTTTCTGGTAGAGATGAGTTTAATCCTGGTCGAGATGG TTACCGAGATGAACGCACTGGTCGAGAAAGATCTCGCAGTCGAGAAAGAGATCGTGCTggaggtgctggtggtggtgctggtattggtggcagtggtggtggggctgGTAGACGGAGGAGCAGgagtagagagaggaggaggagtaggagcaGAGAAAGAGGAGGCCGTCTTCGAAGCCGCAGCCGTGATCGTAGAAGGAGtagagatagagaagaaaaagtatctgaag GAGAAGAAGATATTCGCATAAAAGAACGTAAGCGAAGACGTAGTCGGTCACGAGACCGGCGGCGGAGCAGATCCAGGGAGCGCAAGAGTAGAGGGAGTCGGAGAAGCCGGAGTCGAGAGCGTCGCAGGTCCAGAGAAAGGGGAAGAGCTGGAGAAAAGCTTGAACCTAATGCTGaatcagtaccaccaccaccagttcctGCATATGATGATGAAGCAATGATACATAGAGAAATCAAGCAAGAACCTATTGATCCTGGATATGATATTCACCCAAATTACTCACAAATGGGTATAGCTGGAGTACCAAGTGAACAAAATGCTCACTATATGTCAAATGGCGGCCAAGGACCATCACCATCTAATACTCAGTCTTTACCTCCAGATCATCCTTTGGAGGATAGGTATGAAGATTACAATGAAGACTAG